The Cyprinus carpio isolate SPL01 chromosome A5, ASM1834038v1, whole genome shotgun sequence genome has a segment encoding these proteins:
- the LOC109087848 gene encoding uncharacterized HIT-like protein Synpcc7942_1390 isoform X2, with the protein MTARSILLTRQVLPLGHHLRRVLPVKTFCSSTRDEVRLAKEASKKYGKPEPTIFSKIVDKTIPAVIIYEDDKCLAFRDVNPQAPVHFLVIPRIPIPRISEAHDDDASLLGHLLIVAKNVAKKEGLDEGYRVVINDGKNGAQSVYHLHIHVLGGRQMKWPPG; encoded by the exons ATGACGGCCCGCAGTATTTTACTAACCCGGCAGGTTTTGCCTCTTGGACATCATTTACGGCGAGTCTTACCCGTGAAG ACCTTCTGCTCTTCCACGCGCGATGAGGTTCGCTTGGCAAAGGAGGCCAGCAAGAAATACGGGAAACCTGAACCCACTATATTTTCTAAAATAGTTGACAAAACTATCCCTGCAGTTATCATTTACGAGGATGACAAG TGTCTAGCCTTCAGAGATGTGAATCCCCAGGCTCCTGTGCACTTCCTGGTTATTCCAAGGATTCCCATTCCCAGGATCAGTGAAGCACACGATGATGATGCATCG CTCCTGGGTCATCTCCTGATAGTGGCCAAAAACGTAGCAAAGAAAGAAGGACTGGATGAAGGATACAGAGTTG tcatCAATGATGGAAAAAATGGGGCGCAGTCTGTGTATCACCTTCACATTCATGTTCTCGGAGGACGGCAAATGAAATGGCCTCCTGGATAG
- the LOC109087848 gene encoding uncharacterized HIT-like protein Synpcc7942_1390 isoform X1 — protein MHTLSEFSAVCVCSEFEVRRTLHLLCTCFRRSEMLLLRFCLFACLYQTFCSSTRDEVRLAKEASKKYGKPEPTIFSKIVDKTIPAVIIYEDDKCLAFRDVNPQAPVHFLVIPRIPIPRISEAHDDDASLLGHLLIVAKNVAKKEGLDEGYRVVINDGKNGAQSVYHLHIHVLGGRQMKWPPG, from the exons ATGCACACGCTGTCAGAGTTTAGTGCGGTCTGTGTATGCTCTGAGTTCGAAGTGCGCAGAACTCTTCATCTGCTGTGCACATGTTTTAGACGTTCAGAGATGCTGTTGctgaggttttgtttgtttgcttgtttatatcAGACCTTCTGCTCTTCCACGCGCGATGAGGTTCGCTTGGCAAAGGAGGCCAGCAAGAAATACGGGAAACCTGAACCCACTATATTTTCTAAAATAGTTGACAAAACTATCCCTGCAGTTATCATTTACGAGGATGACAAG TGTCTAGCCTTCAGAGATGTGAATCCCCAGGCTCCTGTGCACTTCCTGGTTATTCCAAGGATTCCCATTCCCAGGATCAGTGAAGCACACGATGATGATGCATCG CTCCTGGGTCATCTCCTGATAGTGGCCAAAAACGTAGCAAAGAAAGAAGGACTGGATGAAGGATACAGAGTTG tcatCAATGATGGAAAAAATGGGGCGCAGTCTGTGTATCACCTTCACATTCATGTTCTCGGAGGACGGCAAATGAAATGGCCTCCTGGATAG